One genomic segment of Anaerosporomusa subterranea includes these proteins:
- a CDS encoding N-acetylglucosamine kinase, producing the protein MTMLAGGTVLAIDAGGTSCRALLCSQSGEVLGYAQGGPANYHSIGEGQARKVITKLLQSLPCRPSSVECAVFGLAGLDTRKDREVLTAVAVDTLRAAAIQTDQLLLENDGMVTLIGATGGSDGLLIIAGTGSIACGVALDGRRVRVGGWGSRAGDEGSGYCIGMDALRHALRTADGREKQSGICAVILQEKGMVDVEELINWLYSSDFSVDSVAALAPAIFTLADNGDWQARTIVNNALNELSLMAATVIDKLALSDTNLHTVLAGGILEKNSWLREKLAHSIQKLAPQAHFAPAVYPPIVGGLLLGLRASGGLVLPGTLQRIMAGIP; encoded by the coding sequence ATGACAATGTTAGCGGGAGGGACTGTACTGGCAATAGATGCTGGTGGTACGTCTTGTCGGGCCCTATTATGTAGTCAATCTGGTGAAGTCCTGGGCTACGCTCAGGGTGGTCCGGCAAATTATCACAGTATTGGTGAAGGGCAAGCAAGAAAAGTCATTACTAAACTGTTGCAGTCCTTACCGTGCAGACCGTCGTCAGTCGAGTGCGCAGTCTTTGGGCTGGCTGGCCTGGATACTCGCAAAGATCGTGAGGTTCTGACCGCCGTGGCAGTGGATACACTGCGTGCCGCGGCCATCCAGACGGACCAACTGCTGCTAGAGAATGATGGAATGGTAACCTTGATTGGTGCAACTGGTGGCTCTGACGGTTTGTTAATTATTGCAGGGACAGGATCTATCGCCTGTGGCGTCGCTCTTGATGGACGTAGGGTGAGGGTAGGCGGTTGGGGGAGCCGCGCAGGAGATGAGGGAAGCGGCTATTGTATCGGAATGGACGCATTGCGCCATGCGCTGCGAACAGCTGATGGCAGAGAGAAGCAATCAGGCATTTGTGCGGTAATACTGCAGGAAAAAGGCATGGTCGATGTCGAAGAACTGATTAATTGGCTGTATAGTTCCGATTTTTCGGTTGATTCAGTGGCTGCCCTTGCGCCGGCTATTTTTACTTTGGCTGATAATGGAGACTGGCAGGCCAGAACCATTGTCAACAACGCGCTAAATGAGCTGAGTCTGATGGCTGCCACTGTAATTGATAAACTAGCTCTTAGTGATACTAATCTGCACACAGTATTAGCAGGCGGCATTCTAGAGAAGAATTCCTGGTTGAGGGAGAAGTTAGCGCACTCCATCCAAAAACTAGCGCCGCAGGCGCATTTTGCGCCAGCCGTTTACCCGCCGATTGTCGGCGGACTGCTGCTGGGACTGCGAGCCAGCGGTGGTTTAGTTCTTCCCGGCACGCTGCAAAGAATCATGGCCGGCATTCCCTAA
- a CDS encoding manganese efflux pump, whose protein sequence is MNFFYVLLLGVAVSIDGLMAGVAYGLRSIRIPLSSFLIVGAVTAVASAFAMGAAAMLGQYIDTFLAMVLGGILLILLGAWNVFHQYLTKNIPTYEVEGEVTAGKLTFSIGHLVISIMARPESADVDHLGVISPLEAVFLGLAVGADAAVGTFAAALTGALPLYTPLIIGIIHIICIGGGVVLSDRFVSDEWKRRFPFLPGTMLIVLGLLRLA, encoded by the coding sequence GTGAATTTCTTTTATGTGCTACTGCTAGGGGTCGCTGTCAGCATTGACGGTCTAATGGCAGGCGTAGCCTATGGTCTGCGTAGCATCCGTATTCCATTAAGCTCATTCCTGATTGTTGGGGCCGTCACTGCTGTCGCGTCTGCGTTCGCGATGGGTGCAGCAGCTATGCTGGGACAATATATTGATACATTTCTAGCGATGGTCCTCGGCGGTATCCTGTTAATTCTTTTAGGAGCGTGGAACGTATTCCACCAATACTTAACCAAGAACATTCCCACTTATGAGGTGGAAGGAGAGGTCACAGCCGGCAAGCTGACTTTTTCAATCGGTCATCTGGTCATTAGCATTATGGCTAGACCGGAGTCCGCTGACGTTGATCACTTGGGAGTAATTAGTCCATTAGAGGCGGTATTTTTGGGGCTGGCGGTTGGCGCCGACGCGGCAGTAGGTACCTTTGCCGCAGCCTTAACCGGTGCGTTGCCGCTTTACACTCCCTTGATAATCGGGATTATTCACATTATCTGTATTGGCGGTGGGGTTGTGCTATCAGACCGCTTTGTGTCTGATGAATGGAAAAGGCGGTTCCCCTTTTTACCGGGGACGATGTTGATAGTGCTAGGCTTATTGCGCTTAGCTTAG
- a CDS encoding DUF1653 domain-containing protein, with protein MVAQQSTEKIQKGRYRHYKGGEYFVIDQATHSETGERFVVYRALYGDQGLWIRPYTMFFETVVINGQAVPRFAWLGDETSDSSTTLGRLDQ; from the coding sequence ATGGTAGCACAGCAATCAACTGAAAAAATACAAAAAGGCCGTTACCGACATTACAAGGGTGGTGAGTACTTTGTAATTGACCAAGCGACTCATTCAGAAACCGGAGAGCGCTTTGTTGTTTATCGTGCTTTATATGGCGATCAGGGGCTTTGGATTCGGCCGTATACAATGTTTTTTGAGACGGTAGTTATAAATGGACAAGCGGTCCCGCGATTTGCGTGGTTGGGAGATGAAACTTCTGACTCGTCTACCACCCTAGGGCGTCTTGATCAATAA
- a CDS encoding tetratricopeptide repeat protein, whose translation MEPVQQPHQSNSRRLLILSVAAILLLSTCFFFLLQHRQNPNRAPITAAELDNRLMETGGEEFVQLPAPSPADRKLIEAQEALAARQPDRALQLANEMLAVDAKNVTAHIILGRSYFRTGELDKAAKAFSKAIEIKPDLPEAYLYRGHLHKANKRYDQALADYNQALGLNPELSAAYYHRGDVGLLTNELDDAMADFTLAIVKKSGVTNPPPTPYFKRGYLLYLQQDHKAAIKDLSRAIELAPAMYEAYLYRANALCALRRHDMAIRDYNTLIQLKPDFALAYYGRALALREKGDTEKADTDFRKAEQLGIKRLQ comes from the coding sequence GTGGAACCTGTTCAGCAGCCCCATCAGTCTAACAGCAGGAGACTGCTCATACTCTCGGTTGCAGCGATCCTGTTATTGTCAACATGTTTCTTTTTTTTGCTACAGCATCGTCAAAATCCAAATCGAGCCCCAATTACGGCAGCCGAGCTGGACAACCGGCTGATGGAGACCGGAGGGGAAGAATTTGTGCAATTGCCGGCGCCAAGTCCGGCAGATCGTAAGCTGATCGAAGCACAGGAGGCGCTCGCTGCTCGCCAACCGGATAGAGCTCTACAGTTAGCTAATGAGATGCTAGCTGTTGACGCGAAGAATGTCACAGCTCATATTATTCTTGGTCGCTCCTATTTCCGTACCGGGGAGTTAGATAAAGCAGCTAAAGCGTTTTCTAAAGCGATAGAGATTAAGCCCGACTTGCCGGAAGCCTACCTGTATCGCGGACACCTTCATAAAGCGAATAAGCGCTATGATCAGGCGCTTGCAGATTATAACCAAGCATTAGGACTCAATCCTGAATTGTCAGCTGCTTATTATCATCGTGGTGACGTTGGCTTGCTCACAAATGAACTTGATGATGCAATGGCCGATTTCACGCTGGCTATTGTCAAAAAGAGCGGTGTAACCAACCCTCCGCCCACCCCCTACTTTAAACGCGGCTATCTGCTGTATTTGCAGCAAGACCATAAGGCAGCAATTAAGGATCTAAGCCGAGCGATCGAACTGGCACCAGCGATGTACGAAGCCTATCTCTATCGGGCCAATGCGTTGTGCGCTTTGCGGCGTCATGACATGGCAATCCGCGATTACAATACATTAATTCAGTTGAAACCGGATTTCGCTCTCGCCTATTACGGCAGGGCACTCGCTCTGCGGGAAAAAGGCGACACGGAAAAGGCGGACACGGATTTCCGCAAAGCAGAACAGTTGGGGATAAAACGCCTGCAGTAG
- a CDS encoding EamA family transporter produces the protein MEQYLWLIYALLAALTAALVSIFGKIGLQSIDANSATAIRSIIMAAFLVLVVALQGNLSKLPVIFADKKAISFIFLSGIAGASSWLFYFLALKYGKVSQVAPIDKLSVVVATVLAIGFLGEKISMISGLGILLIGVGAIMVALG, from the coding sequence ATGGAACAATATCTCTGGCTAATTTATGCTTTGCTGGCGGCGTTAACCGCCGCCCTAGTATCGATCTTCGGCAAAATTGGCCTTCAGTCAATTGATGCCAATTCCGCCACTGCAATCCGCTCAATCATCATGGCCGCGTTCCTTGTGTTAGTCGTCGCCTTGCAAGGCAATCTTAGCAAACTTCCCGTGATTTTCGCGGATAAGAAGGCAATTTCATTTATTTTTCTCAGCGGCATCGCCGGTGCTTCATCCTGGCTTTTCTATTTCTTAGCATTGAAATATGGCAAGGTGTCACAAGTCGCCCCGATTGACAAACTTAGTGTAGTGGTTGCGACTGTATTAGCGATCGGCTTCTTAGGCGAGAAGATCAGCATGATCAGCGGCTTGGGGATATTACTGATCGGCGTTGGCGCAATCATGGTCGCACTTGGCTGA